Genomic window (Daucus carota subsp. sativus chromosome 5, DH1 v3.0, whole genome shotgun sequence):
GTGGCTCACCAGAAGTAGCTTTATATATGCACAGAAGATgctcatattaaaaaaatattttaactgaaTAATGGAGTTTCATTAGACATGGAGTGTCcattataattgatttttactttaaacaaggGTCCAAATGCTTTTAGGAATGTTCTGCCCTTTGGTGACAAATTACACACAGATATGAAACATTCAGTAACAGAAAAGAGGAAATAGATAAAGTGATTACAGAAGCAGAACAAGCAACAGTGGAGAATAAGCTTAAACAGTAACATGTTCCTCACAAACTAAACCTTAACTAATGATGCAAAACAAATATATGACTTTGGCAGCTTCCTCTAATTTATTGTTCCGATATGCATAGATAAAGACAATTACTGCAGTGCAAGCTGCTAACAAGAACATAAGAGGAGATTCCTGGAATCAGATATATAGTTTCATCTTTCAAATTTCTCCTTAGTCCTATGAGTGGACTCTGCTACCCTCACTGCTTTATGATTACTGCATCCCAACAGCTTGCTAGGTCCGTTTTTTGGCGGCTCTTTGATATGTACCTTTTTAGGGCAGTCAGTCTTGTTCCTCGCGTGTCCAGAGATCATTCTTCCTTTGACGCTTACACTTGCGTCTTCATAATCAGAGACGACGGATGAAAAGTCTGCAGCACTGGCTGTGACAACGCTCCACTCGATGCTGGCCTCACTTGGTGCATACTGTGTAGTAGAGGTCATGCAGGACGCGTTGCAAGATTCTTGCCTAGATAACACTGTATGATCAGTGCCTGAAATGTTCTCTATCTCAAACAAATCAGAACTGGCATCACTTGCCATATCATCACACAGCGCGCTGCTCCCAAAAGACGTTGTTACAAGGCTCTGGACCTTTGGAATTGCATCCCATGTTAAAATGGACAGCTTCCTCTCCATATTAACTGCTATGTTGTCTCTCTTTTTTGGCCTTGCAAAGCCAAACACCTCGATTGAATTTCTAGGGTCCACTTGTTGTACTGTCTCTTCTTTAAACCGTTCTTGAACTTCTGAATTTGTGATCCCTGAATTGAGAACTGGGAATGAGAATTGCTCAGCCATTTTTGGTTGAGGTTGGGATTGCTGGATTTCATGAAGCACTCCATGATCAGCCCTTTCGTTGACGTATACTGCCTTCTTTTCTGAACAAGACCCCTGGCAACCGAAAAATGGAAAATATTTCAAGCCGAACCCCTTCTTGTGCTTTATCTGGGAAGGGTTCTTCTGGAGACTATGTAACAACACAGATTGGCTGTTCCAGCTGCTGGCTTCAGAACTAATACTTGGAGTTCTTGGCCTTATCTTCTGTTGTAGCAGGTGTAGGTCGACGCTCTTTTCCTTTTCAAGCTCATACTTTGAAGAATCAGAACATTCCTTTCTTGTGTTGAAGTACCTGTCAGCAGCAAATACACTAAATTCAGGCTCATTGTTCCTACTTCTCCCCAAGTTGATCAGACGAGGAGTCTCTTCAGGCGACATGATGGGAGAAGAAGAATCTGGAATTCCTTTAGCAAGATTGAAAACAAagttttcatctttagagttcAGATAATAGGAAAATGAGGCAACACGAAGGTTGCTATCCGTTTGCTCACCGTCCATGGAGTTAAAGAGATGGTTTTTGATGGTGCTAGATTTAATACTACTCAGTTCTGTGATGAATACAGTGTTAAACAAGATGACAACTGAAGTGAGTTTTAGTATTggaatataatttgtaaaacaGATGATACATGCACATCAACAGAGTGGCAAACACTTCAACATGCATGCAAGCACATGTTTTTTCT
Coding sequences:
- the LOC108223715 gene encoding protein PHYTOCHROME KINASE SUBSTRATE 1, with protein sequence MDGEQTDSNLRVASFSYYLNSKDENFVFNLAKGIPDSSSPIMSPEETPRLINLGRSRNNEPEFSVFAADRYFNTRKECSDSSKYELEKEKSVDLHLLQQKIRPRTPSISSEASSWNSQSVLLHSLQKNPSQIKHKKGFGLKYFPFFGCQGSCSEKKAVYVNERADHGVLHEIQQSQPQPKMAEQFSFPVLNSGITNSEVQERFKEETVQQVDPRNSIEVFGFARPKKRDNIAVNMERKLSILTWDAIPKVQSLVTTSFGSSALCDDMASDASSDLFEIENISGTDHTVLSRQESCNASCMTSTTQYAPSEASIEWSVVTASAADFSSVVSDYEDASVSVKGRMISGHARNKTDCPKKVHIKEPPKNGPSKLLGCSNHKAVRVAESTHRTKEKFER